From the Rhodococcus sp. NBC_00297 genome, one window contains:
- a CDS encoding 3-oxoacyl-ACP reductase has translation MPLAEQIVLVTGGARGLGAAITRAFLQQGSRVVVNYHRSAAAADALASEFGPHRVVAVQADVTDRHQVDALFDSAREHFGSTVTTAVNNAFIDFSFNGDDRAKADEIEWLAFDSQFRGSVAGALHTTQAAVPGMREAGFGRIITIGTNLVQNPVVPYHDYTAAKAALLALTRTFSADLGPDGITVNMVSGGLLRTTDASSATPPAVFDMIAESTPLRRVTTPAEFADAVLFFASPWSRAVTGQNLVVDGGLVKD, from the coding sequence GTGCCGCTGGCCGAACAGATCGTGCTCGTGACGGGCGGTGCTCGCGGACTGGGTGCTGCGATCACGCGAGCGTTCCTGCAGCAGGGTTCCCGCGTCGTGGTCAACTACCACCGCAGTGCAGCCGCAGCCGATGCTCTGGCATCCGAGTTCGGTCCTCACCGCGTTGTCGCGGTGCAGGCCGACGTCACGGACCGGCACCAGGTCGACGCGCTGTTCGACAGCGCACGTGAACATTTCGGGTCGACCGTGACCACCGCCGTCAACAACGCTTTTATCGACTTCTCGTTCAACGGTGACGACCGTGCCAAGGCCGACGAGATCGAGTGGTTGGCGTTCGACTCGCAGTTCCGCGGCAGCGTTGCCGGCGCTCTGCACACCACGCAGGCAGCTGTGCCGGGCATGCGTGAGGCGGGATTCGGGCGGATCATCACGATCGGCACCAATCTCGTCCAGAACCCCGTCGTCCCGTACCACGACTACACGGCGGCGAAGGCTGCTCTGTTGGCGCTGACGAGAACCTTCTCGGCGGACCTGGGACCTGATGGCATCACCGTCAACATGGTGTCCGGTGGTCTGTTGCGGACCACCGATGCCAGCTCCGCGACCCCGCCTGCGGTGTTCGACATGATCGCCGAGAGCACCCCGCTGCGCCGAGTGACGACGCCGGCCGAATTCGCGGATGCCGTGCTGTTCTTCGCGTCGCCGTGGTCGAGAGCGGTGACGGGTCAGAACCTCGTCGTCGACGGTGGATTGGTGAAGGACTGA
- a CDS encoding Lsr2 family DNA-binding protein — MVHSASRAAALPLSTRPTSPGPTSTEVRQWARDAGHQVSDRGAIPKAVRQKFDDAHL; from the coding sequence ATTGTTCATTCGGCATCGCGAGCCGCAGCCTTACCGCTCAGCACCCGCCCGACGTCCCCGGGTCCGACCTCGACGGAGGTTCGACAGTGGGCTCGTGACGCGGGGCACCAGGTAAGCGATCGCGGCGCGATTCCGAAGGCGGTCAGACAGAAGTTCGATGACGCCCACCTGTAG
- a CDS encoding response regulator transcription factor: protein MDSDAVITVLVVDDDAFVRRGVADIFAATTDIVVVGSVSDGDEVPAAVAAHRPDVVLMDLKMRRVDGLDATRALMASAHPPKVVAMTAMDVDDLVVQAIEAGAHSFLSKSEAPETFHQSIRAVAAGNTLFSEESLRKIVATTRPPRPRVTLEALTDKERTVLSVMASGATNADIARQLYMAETTVKSHLTAVNHKLHVTNRVEAALMAFRAGLVV from the coding sequence ATGGACTCCGATGCGGTCATCACCGTTCTCGTCGTGGACGACGACGCATTCGTTCGTCGCGGCGTGGCGGACATCTTCGCCGCCACCACGGACATCGTGGTGGTCGGATCGGTCTCGGACGGTGACGAGGTGCCCGCCGCAGTCGCCGCTCATCGGCCCGACGTCGTCCTGATGGATCTGAAGATGCGCCGAGTGGACGGACTCGACGCCACCCGAGCATTGATGGCATCGGCACACCCACCGAAGGTCGTCGCGATGACGGCGATGGACGTGGACGATCTGGTGGTCCAGGCAATCGAAGCCGGAGCCCACAGCTTCCTCAGCAAGTCCGAGGCGCCCGAGACGTTCCACCAGTCGATCCGCGCCGTCGCTGCCGGGAACACTTTGTTCTCCGAGGAGTCACTCCGAAAGATCGTGGCCACCACTCGACCACCACGGCCGAGGGTGACGCTGGAGGCGCTGACCGACAAGGAACGAACAGTGTTGTCGGTCATGGCATCCGGGGCAACTAATGCCGATATCGCTCGGCAGCTCTACATGGCGGAAACCACGGTCAAGTCGCATCTGACTGCGGTCAATCACAAGCTGCACGTCACCAACAGGGTCGAGGCTGCGCTGATGGCGTTCCGCGCGGGACTGGTTGTCTGA
- a CDS encoding TerD family protein, with protein sequence MSVTLAKGGNVSLSKEAPSLTAVSIGLGWDVRSTSGGAYDLDASAIALNSSHKALSDEFFVFYNNLRSPDGAIEHTGDNRTGEGDGDDESIDIDLSALSPDVDSIVFPVSIHDADVLRQNFGQVVNAFIRVVDKADGRELARFDLSEDASTETAMVFGELYRRNEEWKFRAIGQGYVSGLAGIARDYGINV encoded by the coding sequence ATGTCTGTGACACTGGCCAAGGGTGGGAACGTCTCACTCAGCAAGGAAGCGCCCAGCCTGACGGCTGTCAGCATCGGACTGGGCTGGGATGTTCGCTCGACGAGCGGTGGTGCGTACGACCTCGATGCAAGTGCGATCGCCCTCAACTCCTCCCACAAGGCCCTGAGCGACGAGTTCTTTGTCTTCTACAACAACCTTCGCTCGCCCGACGGCGCGATCGAACACACGGGTGACAACCGAACCGGCGAGGGGGATGGGGATGACGAGAGCATCGACATCGACCTCTCGGCGCTCTCGCCCGACGTCGATTCCATCGTGTTCCCGGTGTCCATCCACGATGCCGACGTGCTCCGGCAGAACTTCGGACAGGTAGTGAACGCGTTCATCCGAGTGGTCGACAAGGCCGACGGCCGCGAGCTCGCACGATTCGATCTTAGCGAGGACGCGTCGACCGAGACGGCTATGGTGTTCGGTGAGCTCTATCGCCGTAATGAAGAATGGAAGTTTCGCGCGATCGGGCAGGGCTACGTCTCGGGGTTGGCTGGAATTGCCCGAGATTACGGGATCAACGTCTGA
- a CDS encoding type II toxin-antitoxin system Phd/YefM family antitoxin → MTTLPLADVRARLSKIVDDAERTHERYDITRNGHRAAVLLGADDFDALQETIAALSDQELLTSHIQGAAELEHGDIVDAEQLSAIMHAAGRAAKG, encoded by the coding sequence ATGACTACCTTGCCGTTGGCGGACGTACGCGCCAGGCTGTCCAAGATCGTGGACGACGCGGAGCGCACCCATGAGCGTTACGACATCACGCGCAATGGCCATCGGGCCGCCGTGCTGCTCGGAGCGGATGACTTCGATGCCCTCCAGGAAACCATCGCGGCGCTGTCGGATCAGGAGTTGCTGACATCGCACATTCAAGGCGCGGCCGAGTTGGAGCATGGTGACATCGTCGACGCGGAGCAGCTCTCGGCGATCATGCACGCGGCCGGCCGGGCCGCCAAAGGGTGA
- a CDS encoding sensor histidine kinase: MTTTAATVRRRAWTVGAVTLSLFCTFMAAGLAGTSGTPVWNVALGVVLNVAAAIALIWRHDKPWIVLAMAVVGPLFFATDATAALIALYAVGVFARGRTLAGAAVAVYLACAISLAYDAGRRRDYSALTIGVKHVEGTPPPTWPLPWWLPWLVAAVLVAVVLALSQLRRTKSDLVVAVQSRDQATAQSQRLHEDMLIQQERSRIARDMHDTLAAGLSRISLLAGGLQVGSNDGPEKISNTSALIRSTAHESLDELKRIIGVLRGSDTGGEDAGRRSIAGIGDLVDAARSAGCRVTLVQDIHPGVVGDLTSHTAYRIVQEALTNSQKHAPSSPLHITASGADTDGISLTVRNHMSSTSPPGPGSRTGLAGLAEQAHNAGGWVRWTALGGEFIVTAWLPWYS; encoded by the coding sequence GTGACCACTACTGCAGCTACGGTTCGGCGTCGCGCCTGGACCGTCGGCGCAGTAACGCTCAGCTTGTTCTGCACCTTCATGGCTGCCGGTCTCGCGGGCACATCGGGAACACCGGTGTGGAACGTGGCGCTCGGCGTCGTCCTCAATGTGGCCGCCGCGATTGCGTTGATCTGGCGACACGACAAACCGTGGATCGTCCTCGCGATGGCCGTCGTCGGTCCGCTCTTCTTCGCCACCGACGCAACGGCCGCGCTGATAGCTCTCTACGCGGTGGGCGTCTTCGCTCGAGGTCGTACTCTCGCCGGTGCTGCAGTCGCGGTCTACCTGGCCTGCGCGATATCCCTCGCGTACGACGCAGGGCGCCGCCGCGATTATTCGGCCCTGACGATCGGAGTCAAGCACGTCGAGGGCACTCCCCCGCCGACGTGGCCGCTTCCCTGGTGGCTTCCCTGGCTCGTTGCGGCTGTCCTCGTCGCCGTCGTTCTGGCGCTCTCTCAACTTCGCCGTACGAAGTCCGATCTCGTGGTGGCCGTGCAGTCCCGCGATCAGGCGACCGCGCAGTCGCAGCGCCTGCACGAGGACATGCTGATACAGCAGGAACGCTCCCGCATTGCGCGCGACATGCACGACACCCTGGCCGCCGGGCTCAGTCGAATATCGTTGCTCGCAGGCGGTTTACAGGTCGGCAGCAATGACGGGCCGGAGAAGATCTCGAACACGTCGGCGCTGATTCGGTCCACGGCTCACGAGTCCCTGGACGAGCTCAAACGCATCATCGGCGTTCTCCGCGGGTCCGACACCGGCGGCGAGGATGCTGGTCGGCGAAGCATCGCGGGAATCGGGGACCTCGTCGACGCAGCGCGTTCTGCCGGGTGTCGGGTGACGCTGGTCCAGGACATTCATCCCGGTGTGGTCGGCGATCTGACCAGTCATACCGCGTACCGAATCGTGCAGGAAGCTCTGACCAACAGTCAGAAGCATGCCCCGAGTTCCCCCCTTCACATCACGGCGAGTGGGGCGGACACGGACGGCATCAGCCTGACCGTGCGCAACCACATGTCGTCGACATCGCCACCTGGCCCGGGTTCCCGAACCGGGTTGGCCGGCCTCGCAGAGCAGGCTCACAACGCCGGCGGATGGGTGCGGTGGACTGCCCTGGGTGGCGAGTTCATCGTGACTGCCTGGCTCCCCTGGTACTCCTGA
- a CDS encoding helix-turn-helix domain-containing protein produces the protein MALPRKSRRVQSSRLARSFTARRHELGMTQAELALLAGVGRSTVQSIEGGKESSQLDGVRAVADALGCDLSLITRAGIVVEPDHE, from the coding sequence ATGGCCCTCCCTCGGAAGTCACGCCGCGTTCAGTCCAGCCGCCTGGCGCGGTCCTTCACCGCGCGCCGTCACGAGCTGGGAATGACGCAAGCTGAGCTAGCTCTGCTGGCCGGGGTCGGCCGCTCCACTGTGCAATCCATCGAGGGCGGAAAAGAATCGTCGCAACTCGACGGCGTACGCGCCGTTGCAGATGCATTGGGGTGCGATCTGTCGCTCATCACCCGCGCCGGCATCGTCGTCGAACCGGATCACGAGTGA
- a CDS encoding type II toxin-antitoxin system RelE family toxin, producing the protein MYEFISGPLLDNPQRVGKPLHPPLAPAYSARRGTYRVLYLINEGEQTVEVTAISHRADAYR; encoded by the coding sequence GTGTACGAGTTCATTTCGGGTCCGCTCCTCGACAATCCACAGCGCGTGGGGAAGCCGCTGCATCCACCGCTTGCGCCCGCATACAGCGCGCGCAGAGGGACTTACCGGGTGCTGTACTTGATCAACGAAGGGGAACAGACAGTCGAGGTAACCGCCATATCGCACCGAGCAGATGCCTACCGGTGA
- a CDS encoding DUF4352 domain-containing protein has translation MTQPPQDPYAQPQQPPTKKNWFLRHKILTAIGLVVVIAVGVNLASGGQDSSTSGTTSSSQAATEGSSAPAEESAPGIGAAVRDGKFEFTVQNVERGVASVGDQYTSQTPQGEYVLVTLNVANIGNEQQLFDTSSQKLLDGQGREYSTDTLATVTNDPNLGFSQINPGNSIVATLVYDVPAGTAPSEIELHDSLFSGGVTVSVA, from the coding sequence ATGACTCAGCCTCCCCAGGACCCTTACGCGCAGCCACAGCAGCCGCCGACCAAGAAGAACTGGTTCCTGCGGCACAAGATCCTCACGGCGATCGGATTGGTCGTCGTCATCGCTGTCGGCGTCAATCTGGCGAGCGGAGGACAGGACTCGTCGACCAGCGGCACCACGTCCTCCTCGCAGGCCGCAACGGAGGGCAGCAGTGCGCCGGCCGAAGAGTCGGCACCGGGAATCGGTGCCGCGGTGAGGGACGGCAAGTTCGAGTTCACCGTGCAGAACGTCGAGCGTGGCGTCGCCAGTGTGGGGGATCAGTACACGTCGCAGACGCCGCAGGGTGAGTACGTGCTGGTCACCCTGAATGTCGCGAACATCGGCAACGAGCAGCAACTGTTCGACACGTCGTCGCAGAAGCTGCTCGACGGGCAGGGGCGCGAGTACTCGACCGACACGCTCGCGACGGTGACGAACGACCCGAATCTCGGCTTCTCGCAGATCAATCCGGGCAACTCGATCGTGGCGACACTCGTCTACGACGTGCCGGCGGGCACCGCACCGTCGGAGATCGAGCTACACGACTCGCTGTTCTCCGGCGGCGTCACCGTCTCCGTCGCCTGA
- a CDS encoding MerR family transcriptional regulator: MSDSELMSIGSFAQRCGLTASALRFYADSGLLLPAEIDPVTGYRFYREDQLARAVLLRRLREIGMSLPCVNSALYADVVDAIRSVDDHVTTVMREAESVRQQAAAITNTLTGRSGLEVARLSGPVLASAIEQILTATIDDPDIAVLGGVHVEAGPGVLTMTASDRYRLSTRSLVSYVDGVPAWAATVNGDDLRQRLSDLRRTPSVTMKVTDHAMSLRLTGHSDHHCRFVSEPFPDYRSMLDTLPAVTCRVEVPAAELLHALEQRSNDWVWLCSSNNNLVVHGDLLPDIEIPARVNGRAVDVWFDMTTLYPAISTAVGADVLLDFRGPERPATVRSADRGDLTTLVMPIAAPRENTTRGHTP; encoded by the coding sequence GTGTCAGATTCCGAGTTGATGTCCATCGGGTCGTTCGCGCAGCGGTGCGGTCTGACGGCGAGCGCGCTGCGCTTCTACGCCGACTCGGGCTTGCTACTGCCCGCAGAGATCGACCCTGTCACCGGGTATCGCTTCTATCGCGAGGACCAGCTCGCACGGGCGGTCCTGCTTCGGCGACTGCGCGAGATCGGCATGTCCCTCCCGTGTGTGAACTCTGCCCTCTACGCGGACGTCGTCGACGCGATTCGCTCGGTCGATGATCACGTCACCACGGTGATGCGCGAGGCCGAGTCGGTGCGGCAACAGGCAGCCGCCATCACGAACACCCTGACTGGTCGATCCGGGCTGGAGGTCGCCCGACTGAGCGGGCCCGTGCTTGCCTCCGCGATCGAACAGATTCTCACGGCCACCATCGACGATCCTGACATCGCAGTCCTTGGTGGCGTGCATGTCGAAGCGGGGCCCGGAGTCCTGACAATGACCGCGAGCGACCGCTACCGCCTGTCGACACGCAGCCTCGTCAGCTACGTCGACGGTGTGCCGGCCTGGGCTGCAACGGTGAACGGCGACGACCTGCGACAGCGCCTCAGCGATCTGCGCCGTACGCCCTCGGTGACCATGAAGGTCACCGATCACGCAATGAGCTTGCGACTGACAGGCCACAGTGATCATCACTGCAGGTTCGTGTCCGAGCCGTTCCCCGATTATCGATCGATGCTCGACACACTGCCGGCGGTGACATGCCGTGTCGAGGTACCCGCGGCCGAACTGCTGCATGCCCTCGAACAACGATCGAATGATTGGGTCTGGTTGTGCAGCAGCAACAACAATCTCGTGGTCCACGGTGACTTGCTCCCGGACATCGAGATTCCGGCGCGCGTGAACGGGCGCGCGGTCGACGTCTGGTTCGACATGACCACTCTCTACCCGGCCATCAGCACTGCCGTCGGTGCTGACGTACTGCTCGATTTCCGTGGGCCCGAGCGGCCCGCCACTGTTCGATCGGCGGACCGGGGCGACCTGACCACTCTGGTCATGCCCATCGCAGCTCCCCGTGAGAACACGACGAGAGGACACACGCCGTGA
- a CDS encoding VWA domain-containing protein: MPDPSLSLVAALLDRSGSMSSIADDTRGGFDTFIEAERGHDGTTVVTLAQFDDQYAMVYDSIPIYQVPLLYLVPRGMTALYDAVGKFVTEIGSSLAALPEGERPGSVTVLVMTDGQENSSREWSNQAVRELIEQQESQYGWDFVFLGANMDAVDTGSQMGFKADKSLTYDASSVGVSAAFSAVVDYQDRKRAHGMQQVDGFSERDRRRAGR; the protein is encoded by the coding sequence ATGCCAGATCCTTCTTTGTCCCTCGTTGCAGCTCTACTCGACCGTTCCGGTTCGATGTCGTCCATTGCCGACGACACCCGCGGAGGATTCGACACCTTCATCGAGGCCGAGCGTGGTCACGACGGCACAACCGTCGTGACGCTGGCGCAGTTCGATGATCAATACGCGATGGTCTACGACTCGATACCGATCTACCAGGTCCCTCTGCTGTACTTGGTGCCCCGCGGGATGACGGCGTTGTACGACGCGGTGGGGAAGTTCGTCACCGAGATCGGCTCGTCGCTTGCGGCCCTACCCGAGGGGGAACGGCCGGGATCGGTCACCGTGCTGGTGATGACCGACGGACAGGAGAATTCGAGTCGGGAGTGGTCGAACCAGGCGGTTCGCGAGTTGATCGAGCAGCAGGAATCGCAGTACGGGTGGGACTTCGTGTTCCTCGGCGCCAACATGGACGCGGTGGATACGGGTTCGCAGATGGGCTTCAAGGCCGACAAGTCTTTGACCTACGACGCCTCGTCGGTGGGTGTGAGTGCTGCGTTCTCGGCGGTGGTGGATTACCAGGATCGGAAGCGTGCGCACGGGATGCAGCAGGTGGACGGGTTCTCGGAACGTGACCGGCGGCGGGCGGGGCGGTGA